The Azospirillum humicireducens DNA segment CCGTCCTTGGCGATGGCCGTCACCGTCAGCGTGAAGTCGACGTCGCTGTTCGGCGGCGGCGTCAGGGTCAGCGAGCTGATCCTGGGTGAGCGTGATGGAGCCGCCGATAACCGTCAGCGCGCCGTTCAGGCACACCTTCGACCAGGATGCTCAGCGTCTCCGACCCGTCGGTGTCGGTCAGGGCCGGGCTGATCGTCAACGGGATCGCGCTGTCTTCGTTCCCGGTCGCAGCACTGACCGTCAGCGTCGGCGTGTCCGACACCGGGTTCACCGTCACCTGCAGCGCTTCGGTCCTGGTTGCGGCAACGGCGCTGCCGTCCTTGGCGATGGCGGTCACCGTCAGCGTGAAGTCGACATCGCTGTTCAGCGGCGGCGTGATTTTCAACCCGGCGAGCTGATCCTGGGTGAGCGTGATGGAGCCGCCGATAACCGTCAGCGCGCCGTTCAGATCGTTGGCGAGGACAGCGCCGGCCGGAATGCCGGAGATGGTGACGGTCAGCGCCTCGGTACCGTCGGTGTCGGTCAATGCCGGGTTGATCGTCAGCGGAATCGCAGTGTCTTCATTTCCCACAGCGGCCTGGACCGTCAGCGTCGGAGTGTCCGACACGGGGTTGACGGTCACCGACAGCGTCTGTGTTACAGAGACCGGGTCGGCAACGCCGTCCTTCGCCGTGGCAGTCACCGTCAGGTCGAAATCGACGTCGCTGTTCTGCGGCGGCGTTATGCTAAGGCCCCTCAACTGCGCCGGCGTCAGGGTAATCGACCCGTCGCCGATGATCAGCGCGTCGCCGGCCGCGTTGCTGAGGCTGGCGCCGGCCGGAATACCGCTGATTGTGATCGTCAGCGATTCCGACCCGTCCACGTCCGTCAGGGCAGGATCGATGGTCAGCGGAATGGCGGTGTCTTCGTTGCCGGTCGCGGCGCTGACGCTGAGAGTCGGCGTGTCGGTAATCGGCGTGACGGTGACACGCAGGGCAGCGCTGGTGCTGGCGGGATCGGCGCCGCCATCCCGCGCGGTGGCGGTGACGGTCAGCGTGAAGTCGACGTCGCTGTTCAGCGGCGGCGTAATCATAAGACCGGCCAACTGGCCGGGCGCCAGCGTGATGGAGCCGTTGCTGATCGTCAGCGTATCGCCTGCCGTGTTGCGCAGGCTGGCACCAACCGGGATGCCGCCGATGGTGATGCTCAAAGATTCCGAACCGTCGGTGTCGGTGAGGGCCGGATCGATGACCAACGGAATGCCGGTGTCCTCGTTTCCGGTCGCGGCGGTGACACTCAGTGTCGGGGTATCGGACACAGGATTGACGGTCACCCGAAGGGGGGCGCTGGTGCTGACCGGTGTGGCGGTGCCGTCGGTGGCGGTGGCCGTGACGGTCAGGGTGAAATCGGCATCGCTGTTCACCGGCGGCGTGATCGACAGGCCGTTCAGCTGCGCCGGAGACAGTGTTGCAGTGCCGTTCACAACTGTCAGCGCACCGCCGACATTGCGCAGCACCGCCCCGTCCGGAATGCCGGACAGCGTGATGGTCAGCGTCTCCGAGCCGTCGGTGTCGGTCAGGGCCGGGCTGATCGTCAACGGGATCGCCGTATCCTCGCTGCCGCTCGCCGCCGGGACGGCCAGGGTCGGCATGTCGGAAACCGGATTGACGCTCACCCGAAGGGGGGCGCTGGTGCTGGCCGGTGCTGCGGTGCCGTCGGTGCTGGTCGCCGTCACAGTCAGGGTGAAGTCGGCATCGCTGTTCACCGGCGGTATGATCGCCAATCCGGCAAGCTGACCCGGCGCCAGCGTGATGGAGCCGTTGGCAATCGTCAGCGTTTCGCCGGCCGCGTTGGTCAGGACAGCACCGGCCGGAATTCCGCCGATGGTGATGCTCAGCACCTCCGACCCGTCGGTGTCGGTCAGGGCCGGGCTGATGCTCAACGCAATCGCCGTGTCTTCCGCACCGATGGTGGCGGCAACGCTCAGGGTCGGGGTGTCGGACACCGGATTGACGGTGACCGGCAGCGTGGCGGTGACGCTGGTCGGGGCGGCGGTGCCGTCGGTGCTGGTCGCCGTGACGGTCAGGGTGAAGTTGTCGCCGCTGTTCGGCGGCGGCGTCAGGGTCAGGCCGGGAACCTGCGAGGAGGCCAGCAGGATGGTGCCGTTCACCACCGTCAGCATGGTGCCGGAGGCGTCGCGCAGAACCGCTCCGTCCGGGATGCCCGACAGCGTGACGGTCAGACTCTCGGTTCCGCCGGTGTCGGTCAGTGCGGCCGCGATGTTCAGGGCGATGGCCGTGTCTTCGTCACCGGACACGCCGTTCACCGTCAGGCTCGGCGCGTCCGACACCGGGGCCGCGGTCCCCGCATTGGGCTGGTCGCCGAGGGTCCCTACCCCATCCTGGAGAAGGACGGGCGTTGCAATGGCGGAAACCGTCCCATCGCTGAGGATCTGGTCGGGCGTCTCGGGAACGGGGATGTCGGACGGGAACGCCGGCAGTTCGGTGAAAGCGGTGGTCGTGCGTGCATTGGACAGCAACACCGCCCGCTCGACCGCAGCGCCGGTCGCATCGCGGCTCTCCTCCGTCGACGGTCCCGATCCGTCGGGTCCGGAGGGGCCGGAACCCAGCGTGCCTGTCGTGCGCAGCATGTCGCCGGCCAGCAGGCCGGTCATCGCCGCCTGGTCGGTCGCCACCGCCACCGACTCGCCGACCACCTCACCGGTCTGCACGGCGCCGCCGATCATCAACTCCTCGGCGCCGCGATAGTCGGTCTGGACATAGCCGAGCGTATCGTCGGGCCGCTGAAGGTCTACGGACCCTGCCTCGTGGATCACGCCGCTCAACCGGGTCGCGTCGACCTGCTGCAGGAGAGTCAGATCGTCCAGGATCTGACGGTCGTCGACCGCCGGACTCTTGCCCTGAACCGCTTCCTCAGCCATCGGACCGCTCCATAAGTCGGGGGCAAAATCGCGCCACGCCACTTGTCACGATCTTCGGTTCTAGCGCTCCTACTTGCTTGTGATAAGCAATTTCCTGTGATGATTTTCAACAACTTGGCTGACATCACGCCAGCCGGAGCGCCGCGGCCATAGGTGTACGAACGGACAAGAATCCTTTTATCATAATGGTTTAGTGCTCCTTTCGCGCAGTTTAACAAGGGGTGCACGCAGGAAGCTATGTCTCTCGGTTGCCATTTGTTGCTATTCGTGGATTTACCTATCACTAGCAATTGTGCTGTTGATTGGCTGCTCGGTTAACTCTGTGCCCAGGTTGGTCGTTTTGCAGTCCGCATCACCATCTGCCACCCGCATCGAACAGTCCGCCGCTTCCGCATCGGCGAAATCCTCCGCAGCCCGCGATAGGGCAGCGGAGAAGGCCGCGCGCCGCCTGCTGGCTGGCATGCTCGGTCCGCGTCGGGATCGGGCCATGCTGGTGCTCGCCTCCTTCGCGTTGAACGTCTTCGGGCTGGCGCTGCCGGTTACTCTGCTGCACGTCTACGACCGAATCCTGCCAAACGAGTCCTACGGCACCATGCTGCTGCTCGGCCTCGGCTGCGGCGCGGCGGCAGTGATGGAGGCAATCCTGCGGGTGGCGCGATCGGCGCTGACCACCTGGATGGGCGCCAGGATCGAACACCGGTCGAGCGCGTCGCTGATCGACCGGCTGATGCGGATGCCGCTGAACGCCTTTTCACAACAGGGGATCGGCACCCATTTCGAGGTCTACCGCGCCATCAAGATGGTGCGGGAGTTCTACTCCGGGCAGGCCCTGCAATCGGCCATCGACATCCCCTTTGCAGCGCTCTACCTGGGCCTGATCGCATTGTTGGCCGGCTGGCTGGTTCTGATCCCGCTGGGCGTTCTGGCGCTGTTCCTGGTCCTCGGTGCCATCCTGGGCCGGCGGATGCGCCGGGCGCTGGAGAACCGCCATATGCTGGAAGAGCGGCGCCTGAACTTCATCAGCGAGGTTCTGAGCGGCGTCCACACGGTCAAGGGGCTGGGGGCGGAGGCTGGTCTGCTGCGCCGCCATGAACGCCTTCAGCAGGGTTGCAGCGAGGAGGACTTCAACGTCGCCCGGCTGAGCGGGTCGGCCTCCGTCATCGCCACGACCCTGTCCCAGGCGACGATGATGCTGGTGGTCATCCTGGGCAGCGTGTCCGTCATCGACGGGATGATGACGACAGGCGTGCTCACCGCCTGCTCGATGCTGGCCGGGCGCTGTGTCCAGCCGGTGCAGTCCCTGTTCGACCGCTGGGTGCGCTATCAGTCGGTGTCGCTGTCGCTTCGCCGCATCGGCCATGTCCTGCTGGAGGTCGGGTCCGACGGCGGCACGCTGTGGTCAGGAGATGGGACCGGCGCCGCCGGCGCGGTGGCGGAGCCGCTCGTCCCCGGCACCATCGAGATGGACAAGGTCCGTTTCGCCTACGACCGCGGGCCCGAGATCCTGACCGACCTGTCGCTGACCGTCGGGCCGGGCGAGTTCCTGGGCGTCGTGGCGACCAATTCGACCGGCAAGACGACCCTGCTCCGCCTGATCCTGGGCGTGCTGCGGCCGAACTCCGGCGAGGTGCGGGTGGGCGTGCACAGCCGGACGGAAACCGACGCCATGACCGGTATCGGCGGCGTCGTTTATGTCGGCGAGCATCCGGAGCTTTTCAAAGGCACCATCCTGCAGAATCTGACCCTGTTCGACCCCGGCCGGGCCGATCTGGCGATGGAGGTCTGCCGGCGCCTCGGGCTCGACCGCCGGATCGCCAGCCTGCCGCAGGGCTACGAGACAATCGTCGGCGACGCCTCGCAGGAGGCGCTGCCGCGCGGCGCCCGCCAGATGATCTGCCTTGCCCGCGCCCTTGTCCGCGAACCGGCGGTGCTGCTGCTGGACGAGCCAAATTCCTCCCTCGACACCGAATCCGACAAGCAGTTCCGCCGGGCATTGGAAGAGATGCGTGGCAATGTCACCATCCTGCTTGTCACCAGCCGCCCATCGCTCCTGTCGTTGGCCGACCGGGTGGTGCAGATCGTCGACGGCCACGCGGTCAGCCGCAGCCCTGCAGGCAGCGAGTCCCCGGGCGGCCAGCCCGCCCTCACCGCCCCCAATCCGGCGCCATCGGCGGTCGGCGCGTCCGCCGCACCGGATGCCGGACCGATCCGCGCCGCCCATGACGACGCCGACATCCTGCGCCGCCGGCTGGCGGAAGCGTCGTCGGTGGGCGCCTGCATGGTGCCGTTGCTGGATGCGCTCGGCTGGCGCGGCGCTCCGCAGACACTGGCGGAGGCCCTGCCCCATTTTTCCGAGGTGCAGACGGTGGAGGAGCTGTGCGACGTCCTCCAGCGCCTGCATTTCGAAGGGCGCAGCCTGCGCATCGACCTCGCGCGGCCGGACCCGTCGCTGATGCCCTGCCTTTTCCGCAGCCGCGACGGCGGCGTCTACACGCTGCTGTCCGCCGACGCCGACGGGGTGGTCGCCTTCAGCGGGCAGTCGCGTGAGACGGTGACGCTGAATTTCGGCAAGGGCACCGCCTTCGTCTTTACCCCGCTGGAGGCGACCGCCGGCGCCGGGACGCAGAACTGGGTCGGCACCGTCATCCACGGCTATGTCCCGCTGCTGTGGGCCGTGCTGGGGTTGAGCGCCGTCATCAACCTGCTGTCGGTCGCCGCCCCGCTGTTCACCATGGCGATCTACGACAAGGTGATCGGCACCGGGTCCTTCGACACGCTCGCCACCATCGCGGTGGGAGCGGCGTTGGTGATCTGCGGCGACTTCGCCCTGCGCCAGATCCGCGGACGGGCGCTGGCCCATGCCGGGTCGCGCATCGCCCGCACCATCAGCAACGCCACGATCGAGCGCATCCTGATGCTGCCGGTGGGCATGAGCGAGCGCGCCGCCATCGGCACGCAGATCGCCCGGGTGAAGGATCTGGAATCGATCCGCGACTTCATCAGCCAGGGACAGGTCGCCGCCCTGTTCGACGTGCCCTTCGCCCTGTTCTACCTGGGCGTCATGGCCGTTCTGGGCGGGCCGTTGGCGCTGGTTCCACTGGCCGCCGTGCTGATCACCGCCGCCATTGGTGCCGCCGTACACCCGCTGGTGCGCGCCCGCACAGGAACCACCGCCCGCGCCGACACCGAACGGCAGGAGTTCTTCGTGGAGATGGTCGCCAAAATGCCGGCGTTGCGCGCCATCGGTGGCCTCGCCCATTGGCGCGACCGCTACGATCGCCTGTCCGCCCGCACTGCCCGGTCAGGCCACACCGCCGCCAACCTGTCGGCCACCCATGCGGCGCTTGCCGGGCTCGTCGTGCCGGTCGCCGGATTGGCCACCGTCGGTGTCGGCGCGCTCCAGGTCTTCACCGGCGCCATGACGCCGGGCGCGCTGATGGCGTCGATGATGCTGCTGTGGCGGGTGATGGTACCGTTGCAGACCGCCGTCTCGATGCTGCCGCGCATCGAGCAGTTGCGTGCGAACGCCCGCCAGATCAACGGCCTGATGAGCATCCGGCCTGAGCGCGAGCCGCGCTGCGCCACGCTGCAACCGCGCAAGCTGAAGGGTGAGGTGTCCTTCTCCCGCGTGTCGTTGCGCTACCGCAACGATGCAGATCCGGCGCTGGTCGGCGTGTCTTTCACGGTCAAGCCGGGTCAGATCGTCGCCATCGTCGGGCCGGACGGCGCCGGCAAGTCGTCGCTGCTGAAGGTGATGCTCGGGCTTTATGCGCCGCAGGCCGGCAACGTTCGCATCGACGGCGTCGACATCCGCCAGATGGACCCGATCGACCTGCGCAAGTCCATCGGCTATGTCCCGCAGGCCAGCACCCTGTTCTACGGCACCATCGCCCAGAACCTCCGCTTCGCCGATCAGACCGCCGACGTATCCGAACTGCGCTGGGCGCTGTCGCTGGCCGGCGCCCTGGACGAGGTTGAGGCGCTGCCCCGTGGTTTGGATACCCGCATCGGCGACAATCAATCGCTGCGCCTTTCGCCCAGCCTGACGCAGAAGATCTGCCTTGCCCGCGCCTATATCCGCCGGCCGCGCATCCTGCTGCTCGACGAACCGGCCAGCCGGCTGGACTTCGAGGGCGACAAGGCGTTGCATGCGGCGCTTTCGACACTGCGCGGGCACAGCACCATCTTCCTGGTCACTCACCGACCGAGCCATCTGACTCTCGCCGATACGGTGTTGACGATGGATGCCGGCATGATCGCCCCCGCCAGCCCGGCCGGCGGCCTGCCCGGCCCCCGGCCCATCGGTCCGGGGACGGGTCCAGGCGCCGGTCCGGCGGGTGGCGGCAGCGGAGTCGCCAACGGGATCGCCGGGGCGCTGCTGGGCGGGATCGGGCTGCAACGCCCGCCCGGCGTCGCCGCGGTGCCTCAACGCTGATCCGTGTCCTTCCCATTTTCCTTCGATCCCGTGTGAACGCATCATGGCTGCTGCTTCTGACCTCGCCCGCCCCACCGGCAAATCGCTCAGCGCCGACGATGCGATGCTGTCGCTGGTCCGCGCCACCATCCTCGTGCTTGTCCTGCTGATGGCGGCGCTGATGGCCTGGGCCACGATCATGCCGGTCAGGGAGGCCGTGGTCACCGCCGGGCAGGTGGTGCCTTCCGGCAACGCCCAGGTGGTCCAGCATCTGGAGGGCGGCATCGTGTCAACCATCCTGGTCAAGGAAACCGATCTGGTGGAGGCAGGCCAGCCGCTGCTCGTCTTCGATCCCAAGCAGGTCCAGGCGGAGCGGGAGCAGATGAACGCCCGCCTGCTGACGCTGGAATTGCGGGCGGAGCGGCTGCGCGCCTTCGCCGCGGGGCGGGAGCCGGATTTCGCGCGCGTCGCCGGCGCCGATACCCCCCAGTCCGAAGCACAGATCGCCGACCAGCGCCTGATCTACGACACCCAGCGTCAGGCCCGCGACACCGCCATCGCCGTGCTGCGCGCCCAGGTCTCCCAGCGCGAGGCGGAACTGGCGCTGTATGATGGACAGCTGGCGAGCATCAAGGACCAGATCACCTTCATCACCGGATCGGTCGACATCCGCAACAAGCTGGAATCCATGGGCCTGTCGTCCAAGCTGCAGTCGCTTGAGACCCAGCGCGAGCAATCCCGCCTGATGGGCGAGCAGCGGCGGATCGAGGGGCAGATCATCGCAACCCAGCAGGCGATCACCGAGGCCGGCAACCGCATCCTCGACCAGACGGCCAAGCTGGCGCAGGATGCGGTGACCGAAATGGGCACCGTCACCGCCGAGATCGCCCAGCTGCGCGAGGCCCGCGCCAAGCTGGACGACCGTTCCCAGCGGCTGACCGTGCTGTCGCCGGTGCGCGGGCTGGTGCAGGATCTGCGGGTCAACACCATCGGCGCCGTGGTGCCGGAAGGCGGCGTCCTGATGCAGATCGTCCCGGTCGACCACGAGATGACGGTGGAGGCCCATGTCACCCCGCGCGACGTCGGCCACCTTCATGTCGGGCAGGAGGCGACGGTCAAGGTGCTGACCTACGACTTCGCCCGCTACGGCGCCGTCACCGGCACGCTGCAGCGCATCTCCGCCACCACCTTCCTGGACGAGCAGCACCGTCCCTACTACAAGGCGGTCATCACGCTCCACCGCAACCATGTCGGCCGCGACGATGTCCAGCACCCGGTCCTGCCCGGCATGACGACCCAGGTGGAGATGACCACCGGCGAGCGGTCGCTGCTGGAATATCTGCTGAAGCCGATCTACTTCGCCCTGTCGGACAGCTTCAACGAGCGGTGAGGATCGGCGGCGCCGGCCCCACCCGACCAATGGCCGGCGATTGTTCATCCCAGCCGAATTGTGTTGCCGCTGACCCGGTATTTATTCGCATGCCTACGGGAGCCACACTCCACCGCACTGCAATGCGGGAGGGGTGCCACGGCACCGGACGGCGATGGAACGGTCGACGAGGACACAAGGAACGGGTACGGAGCGCGGCCGCGCACAGGGAACGGCACCCTGCCCCTTCGCGGTCGATGACCGGACCATCGCCGGCCATACCCAGGACATCCGGCTGCGGCTCTACCGGCCGCTGATCGGACTTGCGGTTCCGGCGCTGCTCTATCTGCATGGCGGCGGCTTCACGTCCGGCTCGCTGGAGGAGGCGGAGGAGACCGCGTCGGCCATCGCCGCCGAGACCCCGGCCCTGGTTGTGTCGGTCGGCTATTCCCTGGCGCCCGCCCACCCCTTCCCAACCGCCGCACAGGACGCCTACCGCGCGGCGCTGTGGACCGCCGGGGAGGCACGCTCGCTCCGGCTTGCCCGCGGCGGGCTGGGTGTTGTCGGCTATGATGCCGGCGGCCATGTCGCCACCTCCCTGACATTCCTCGCCCGCGACCTGGGCGGGGTCAGCCTCGCCGCTCAAGCGCTGCTCGGCCCGATGCTGGACCCGAGCCTGACGCGGGCCAGCCGCAGCGGCATCGGCGACACCGACGGCAAGGCCGCCACCACGGCCCGCCTGTTCGACAGCACCATGGCCGACTGTGCCCGCTGCTACCGCGCCTACCTGCCGGAGGCGGCGCAACGGTTGCACCCCTATGCTGCCCCGTTGGAATCGCGCCGGCTGGGCGGGCTGCCGCCGGCCCTGATCGTTACCGCCCAGAACGACATGCTGCGCACCGAGGCCGAGCAGTACGCCGCCGGCCTGATCGCCGCCGGCGTGCCGACCGAGGTCACCCGCTTTCCCGCCATCTCCCATGACGCCCTGCCCGGCCACAAGCCGGCGCTGCAGGCCGTCTCCGACTTCCTGCGCCGCCGGCTGCCTCGCTCGCTGCCCGCCGCGCGCGCCTGACATTTCCC contains these protein-coding regions:
- a CDS encoding peptidase domain-containing ABC transporter; its protein translation is MLVLASFALNVFGLALPVTLLHVYDRILPNESYGTMLLLGLGCGAAAVMEAILRVARSALTTWMGARIEHRSSASLIDRLMRMPLNAFSQQGIGTHFEVYRAIKMVREFYSGQALQSAIDIPFAALYLGLIALLAGWLVLIPLGVLALFLVLGAILGRRMRRALENRHMLEERRLNFISEVLSGVHTVKGLGAEAGLLRRHERLQQGCSEEDFNVARLSGSASVIATTLSQATMMLVVILGSVSVIDGMMTTGVLTACSMLAGRCVQPVQSLFDRWVRYQSVSLSLRRIGHVLLEVGSDGGTLWSGDGTGAAGAVAEPLVPGTIEMDKVRFAYDRGPEILTDLSLTVGPGEFLGVVATNSTGKTTLLRLILGVLRPNSGEVRVGVHSRTETDAMTGIGGVVYVGEHPELFKGTILQNLTLFDPGRADLAMEVCRRLGLDRRIASLPQGYETIVGDASQEALPRGARQMICLARALVREPAVLLLDEPNSSLDTESDKQFRRALEEMRGNVTILLVTSRPSLLSLADRVVQIVDGHAVSRSPAGSESPGGQPALTAPNPAPSAVGASAAPDAGPIRAAHDDADILRRRLAEASSVGACMVPLLDALGWRGAPQTLAEALPHFSEVQTVEELCDVLQRLHFEGRSLRIDLARPDPSLMPCLFRSRDGGVYTLLSADADGVVAFSGQSRETVTLNFGKGTAFVFTPLEATAGAGTQNWVGTVIHGYVPLLWAVLGLSAVINLLSVAAPLFTMAIYDKVIGTGSFDTLATIAVGAALVICGDFALRQIRGRALAHAGSRIARTISNATIERILMLPVGMSERAAIGTQIARVKDLESIRDFISQGQVAALFDVPFALFYLGVMAVLGGPLALVPLAAVLITAAIGAAVHPLVRARTGTTARADTERQEFFVEMVAKMPALRAIGGLAHWRDRYDRLSARTARSGHTAANLSATHAALAGLVVPVAGLATVGVGALQVFTGAMTPGALMASMMLLWRVMVPLQTAVSMLPRIEQLRANARQINGLMSIRPEREPRCATLQPRKLKGEVSFSRVSLRYRNDADPALVGVSFTVKPGQIVAIVGPDGAGKSSLLKVMLGLYAPQAGNVRIDGVDIRQMDPIDLRKSIGYVPQASTLFYGTIAQNLRFADQTADVSELRWALSLAGALDEVEALPRGLDTRIGDNQSLRLSPSLTQKICLARAYIRRPRILLLDEPASRLDFEGDKALHAALSTLRGHSTIFLVTHRPSHLTLADTVLTMDAGMIAPASPAGGLPGPRPIGPGTGPGAGPAGGGSGVANGIAGALLGGIGLQRPPGVAAVPQR
- a CDS encoding beta strand repeat-containing protein — its product is MAEEAVQGKSPAVDDRQILDDLTLLQQVDATRLSGVIHEAGSVDLQRPDDTLGYVQTDYRGAEELMIGGAVQTGEVVGESVAVATDQAAMTGLLAGDMLRTTGTLGSGPSGPDGSGPSTEESRDATGAAVERAVLLSNARTTTAFTELPAFPSDIPVPETPDQILSDGTVSAIATPVLLQDGVGTLGDQPNAGTAAPVSDAPSLTVNGVSGDEDTAIALNIAAALTDTGGTESLTVTLSGIPDGAVLRDASGTMLTVVNGTILLASSQVPGLTLTPPPNSGDNFTLTVTATSTDGTAAPTSVTATLPVTVNPVSDTPTLSVAATIGAEDTAIALSISPALTDTDGSEVLSITIGGIPAGAVLTNAAGETLTIANGSITLAPGQLAGLAIIPPVNSDADFTLTVTATSTDGTAAPASTSAPLRVSVNPVSDMPTLAVPAASGSEDTAIPLTISPALTDTDGSETLTITLSGIPDGAVLRNVGGALTVVNGTATLSPAQLNGLSITPPVNSDADFTLTVTATATDGTATPVSTSAPLRVTVNPVSDTPTLSVTAATGNEDTGIPLVIDPALTDTDGSESLSITIGGIPVGASLRNTAGDTLTISNGSITLAPGQLAGLMITPPLNSDVDFTLTVTATARDGGADPASTSAALRVTVTPITDTPTLSVSAATGNEDTAIPLTIDPALTDVDGSESLTITISGIPAGASLSNAAGDALIIGDGSITLTPAQLRGLSITPPQNSDVDFDLTVTATAKDGVADPVSVTQTLSVTVNPVSDTPTLTVQAAVGNEDTAIPLTINPALTDTDGTEALTVTISGIPAGAVLANDLNGALTVIGGSITLTQDQLAGLKITPPLNSDVDFTLTVTAIAKDGSAVAATRTEALQVTVNPVSDTPTLTVSAATGNEDSAIPLTISPALTDTDGSETLSILVEGVPERRADGYRRLHHAHPGSAR
- a CDS encoding alpha/beta hydrolase, whose translation is MERSTRTQGTGTERGRAQGTAPCPFAVDDRTIAGHTQDIRLRLYRPLIGLAVPALLYLHGGGFTSGSLEEAEETASAIAAETPALVVSVGYSLAPAHPFPTAAQDAYRAALWTAGEARSLRLARGGLGVVGYDAGGHVATSLTFLARDLGGVSLAAQALLGPMLDPSLTRASRSGIGDTDGKAATTARLFDSTMADCARCYRAYLPEAAQRLHPYAAPLESRRLGGLPPALIVTAQNDMLRTEAEQYAAGLIAAGVPTEVTRFPAISHDALPGHKPALQAVSDFLRRRLPRSLPAARA
- a CDS encoding HlyD family type I secretion periplasmic adaptor subunit, giving the protein MAAASDLARPTGKSLSADDAMLSLVRATILVLVLLMAALMAWATIMPVREAVVTAGQVVPSGNAQVVQHLEGGIVSTILVKETDLVEAGQPLLVFDPKQVQAEREQMNARLLTLELRAERLRAFAAGREPDFARVAGADTPQSEAQIADQRLIYDTQRQARDTAIAVLRAQVSQREAELALYDGQLASIKDQITFITGSVDIRNKLESMGLSSKLQSLETQREQSRLMGEQRRIEGQIIATQQAITEAGNRILDQTAKLAQDAVTEMGTVTAEIAQLREARAKLDDRSQRLTVLSPVRGLVQDLRVNTIGAVVPEGGVLMQIVPVDHEMTVEAHVTPRDVGHLHVGQEATVKVLTYDFARYGAVTGTLQRISATTFLDEQHRPYYKAVITLHRNHVGRDDVQHPVLPGMTTQVEMTTGERSLLEYLLKPIYFALSDSFNER